The sequence below is a genomic window from Trichosurus vulpecula isolate mTriVul1 chromosome 5, mTriVul1.pri, whole genome shotgun sequence.
TCAGATACCCTGCCCTCTGGCTTGGGGCCATTTGATGTATGTGCATACCTTAATGGCTGGCCCAGCTGCCTGGTTTCCTCCCCATTCACACCAATAACACACTGTACtggaaagagcagtggatttggaAATCAGTTCTACCATTTACTCCCTGTGCCTCTCAGTCTCTTTCCTtgcaaagtgagggggttggattggTTAATCTCCAAAGTCTGTGCCagatctaattctatgatcccgATTTCTTGCTCCATAAAATCCACCCTTAATCTCAATCtatgaaaggaagagaatgaagagggaaagggaacagaagaagggagagaagaggagaagggaaggggaaagggagagagaggggtcttcttcctctttatgCTTCTTGATTTTAGAGAGAGAATTTTCCTATGGGAGGTAGCATGGTGTAGTCACTACAGTCACACAGTAGTGGAAAGCATACATGAATTAAGAGACATGGGTTTTAGTCACTGCTCCCTCACTAGAAGGGGAAGTGACCTTGGTGGTGGTTTcggagtctggatttgaacctgggtcataAAGACCACCATAAGAGCAtatattttgagctggaaggggccttcaaggccatctagtctaagagcttcattttacggatgaggaaactgaggctcacaggtgAGGTCACCCAGGTAGAGGTGGCAAAGCCTAGGTCACAAACAAGATCATCTCAGGAGCTAGAAGGGAGCTGAGAGGGGAAGgcggaagggaagggggaaggcatgtagtgcttactctgtgccaggctctgtgctaaatgctttttacaactattctctcatttgaacctcatgacaaccctgcaaGGCAGTTGTTACTGTTATTACCATCTTATATCTGTGTGTAAACTTGAGCAAATGCCTTtcacctctcttggtctcagtttccacatctgggaAATGGGATGGGGCTTGACTTGGCCTCTAGGGTCAGTTTCCACTCTAAAAATTTCTGAGTCTTATTTTTCTGGATCCGCAGAATGTCTAGGGTGAATAATTCAGCCCCTTCGTCCCTTCTCTGGCCCCACAGCCTGGCTCTCTGCTGCCCCCACCTGAATTCTACCCGAGGAGGTAGGTGTCAGGTTAAGCTCAGCCCCTCCAGGGGCCCAACCACTCAGGTGCAGAGTCCTTCTCCTCcattcacctccctcccctccccttcccctccctggggcTGGGTACAGGCCGTATAAATCAGCTAGCTTTGGGAGTTTCCCTTCCACCTCCTCTCTGAACAGCTCACTTCTTTTGGGTCTCAGTGTTTGTCCTACTCGTCCTCACCATGTCCATCAGGTCGACCACTCACAGGACTGTGAAGATCTCTTCTGGCCCCCGGAGTTTTAGCAGCCGCTCCTACTCCAGTGGCCCCAGCTCCCGAATCAGCTCATCCTCCTTCTCTCGGGTGGGGAGTGGCAGTAGCTTCCGATCGGGGCTTGGGTTCGGGACAGGCCTGGGGATGGGCTTAGGGGGTGGCAGTGGAGTCGGGATCACGGCAGTCACTGTCAATCAGACCCTCCTGAGTCCCCTGAAGCTGGAGGTGGACCCCAACATCCAGGCCGTGAGGACCGAGGAGAAGGAGCAGATCAAGACCCTCAACAACAAGTTTGCCTCCTTCATTGACAAGGtgagtttggggggagggagccCAGCCCTGGTAATTATGGGTGTGTATAAACTTGAAGCTTTGGAAGCATCTAGGACTCCCACTTGGAGCTAACTACTCCTTACGGGCTGGCTTCCACATACCAGATGGGATGGATACTTGTGCCCCAAGATCTACCCCTACCTTGTTGTGCCCATCTCTTTTAGCCTCTTCCTACTCCTCTGGCGGGcactcagtttcctgaacttcTTTTAGTGGTGATCACTGCCTGATAATCCTGGCAGAACACTatgccccctccccctcttccctggcACCGCCCTCACCTCCAGATGAGTCACTGATCCACTGTTCtttggttgggggaagggaaaggtgtgCATGGAagcggaggggaggggggaatccgGTTGAGACGGCACAGGAGAGAGGGATTTGCATAGCTTCGGATCATTTGTGATGTTGCCCCTTACTGCCTCCTGGAATCTCTAAACTAGGGATAGAACTCTCAGTCACAAGGCTGTACTTCAGGGCTGGCTACCTTAAAGATTTTGGGTCAGAGGGCTGTCCCCAGAGTTATATGGtgaaaggaagccaagaaaggagTGGAAAAGCCTCTACAATTCTTGACCCCCACCTCTCCCCCCAGCTCAGGGCTAGCTTTCCTATCCAAAATTTCTGGGGGGTGGTAGAAACCAGTTCAATTAAATCAGTCTTTACTGAGAACTGAGAGAAAGGCCCTAACTTTGTCCTCAGGAGCTCCTAAAAGGTATATGTCTCCTTGTCTTAAATAACCTTACATTCTAGGCGGggtctcttcccttctcagtcTGAGATGCTGATTAAGGTCATAGGGTTTAGAGCTGGTATTTTAGATTTTAGAGATTCAGATTTCAAGGATTTCAGGGATCTGGCCATTCCAgcccctttgttttatagatgaagaagctgagactttTAATTTGGTTTAGGTGACTTGTTCTAAGTCAAGGCCCAAGTACTGgggccaggtcttctgactcaagacCACAGCTCTCTCCTAATCTATATCACTGACCCTCTTTGGGATTCATGTCCTTCCTCACATAGCCCATGAACAATGAGCCACACCCAGACTGCCCATTTGGCCCGGTGCCCAAATAGGGTGGGGGTAACCCCCCAACCCACATCCGGGATTCAAAGTCTAGGGGTGGGCCAGACATATTTGATTTAATGCCCATTATTTAACAGAGTTTATGGCTTTGTGATAAAAGATAAACCaatatctcttcctccttttgatCTTTTTCTCTGCACCCCCAGCCCCCATCCCTACCTCCTCCACTAGGTTTGGGCCCCACACTATTCTATTCCCCTTTCCCTAATTCCAGGACAGGTTTTGTCAGTCTCAGGGGTCCTCAGGTTCCTGAGGGTTTGTGAATTGGTGTCTTCCCTGCTGACTCTGTCCTGGGTGGCATTATGGGAaaaagaggggtgtgtgtgtgtgtgtgtgtgaaaagctGGGCTGGATTATAAAGCCTTCAGGAACTGTAGTCCTGTCTTTGAAGGGCCTGTCTTGTCCCATATGAGTTTATGGAATTATGGGTCTGCAGTTACATTTAAGGCATTAAAGACAGCCTCAACTGGCTGGCGGTGGGGAGAAAATAGGAATTTCTAGAAAGTATGTGGTACCTATAGCGGTCCACATATCTGGTTCATCAGAGCTTCCCAGAGACCCCATCATTTTCTGTCCCTATCTTCCCCTAAAACTACAGAGTTAGGGGAAAATTGGGAAGTAAAGATTCCAAAGAGTAACTCGTAACTCCTCGCCAACTCCCTGCCCCACTGTGCGCCATCTTTTACTGCTGCTCCCCTACCCATCTGTTCTCTAGTAAATACTACTTCATAATCTGTTTTGATTTGCCTAAAGCCATTATGGCATCCTGCCTTTGGGTCTAAAGACACATTTGGGAACAGAACAGAGCAGTCTTACTCTTGTGCTGGAATTAGAGGCTCCTGGATTTTTTGAAATTCAAGGAACATTTATTGAACAGCTTCTTTTATTAAGTGGACAAGATGTGAAGGTTAGATAAAAGGAGGAACTAGCTTACCATCTAGTTGGACAATATGCCTACACTTAGCTACCTTACACGATGATATGCAAAGAAGGGATTGCCAAAGTGTAAGTGAAGGTGTGGGGGACTTCCCTCATTGGGCTTTGAAGGGGATAGAAGTGGAAAGAATCAGATAAAAGAGTTAGATTGGAGGtaactttttttactttttcccatACAATtctagatttaaagccagaagggaccttagaatcccCTAATCTCTTTATTTTGCATAAAGTTGGGTGCCATGCCCCAAATCACACGGCAGAGTCAGATTTCGAACCCAGGgcctccaaacccagcattcttcCTACTATACCATGCAGGATGTCTTTCCTGCATGAGACACAGAGAATAGAACAGGTATTAAAAGACAGGGCTAACATTGGAAGGAACCATagatattattcttattttaaatatgaggaagatgagactcagagagggaaaCTAATTTACGCAAAGTCCTACTCGCTCTGGTAGTTAGAGGCTGGGTCAAGACTAGAGTCAAAATGTCCTGATTCCTCTTCTACTTGCTCATCCTAGAATAATCAAGAGTTTACTATTTGGGTGTAGACAGCTTGACAGCCCTTGGATGCTgacactttccttttctccttcatctttctAGCCTTAGAACAGACAGAAAATCAGGCCAAGGATAAATATAAGAAATGACTCATTAGGCCTCTCTTTAACTGCTTAGGAGTAGTGGATCCCCACCCCTCCGCCCCAGTCACAAAAATAAtcgataatttttatttttacattactttcatttctgaatagatccctctctcctcacccccctccatcccctgtaacagaaaataagaaaggaaggaaggaagaaagaaaaagcagttcagtaaaCCTAACTAATATATCACCTGAGTTTGACAGTACATGCTATATGGAAGGTGAGGATTTTCTCTCCTGGGGTGATTGCCTTTCCCTCACTTTTGCTTAATCTCTTGTTCCTGGTGAATGTTTTCCAACCACCTCTTTCCATTCCCAATCCAGGTACGCTTCCTAGAACAGCAGAATAAGATGCTGGAGACCAAATGGAGCCTCCTGCAGCAGCAGAAGACATCCCGGAGCAACCTGGACAGCATGTTTGAGAGTTACATTGCCAACCTTCGAAGGCAGCTGGACTCCATGGGGCAGGAGAAACTGAAGCTGGAAGTGGAGTTGGGCAATATGCAGGGTCTTGTGGAAGATTTCAAAAACAAGTGAGGACTAAGAGGGACCCCCTGGATTcagaggtgggggtgagggtgttCTCACTATCTGAAGCTCCCTACATTCTGGGTTCCCCCAAAACATGCACTGCACAGGAATTTGGAATTGGGCAGAAGAGTTTTTCCCAACTTTTGGGGGCAAAGTTCTCCCACAAAAGGTCatttggaggggcagctaggtggcacagaaatagaacaccagccctggagtcaggaggacctgagttcaaatctgccctcagacacttgacccttactagctgtgtgacctcgggcaagtcacttaaccccaattgccttgccttcccccctccgaaaaaaaaaacttaaaaaaaagtcatttgggCTCCTGAACTTACCTTATTCTGAGCTTCTGTGGTCCTCAGTACTCCTTCCCCAGTACCCCTAGAGTCTTATCTAAAATTTCCCTCCTGCACGCAGCCTGACCCATCTCACCTGtcttcccccccgccccgcctCTTTTTTTCTTGGAGTAATACTCCTGATCCCTGGCCCCAAATCTGACTGGTGATTGGATGCGGAGGTGATTCAGAGAGGAGTATGGGTCAGAGGGACAAGTcaacccttcccttctcccccaccatgAATGCAACTTGTTTCTCCTCTGGAGCCCAGTTCAATTTTCTACCCTAGTCTGTCAACTCTGTGACCCTATACCACTTTCTCCCAACAGATATGAGGATGAGATCAATAAGCGGACAGAACTGGAGAATGAGTTTGTTCTCATTAAGAAGGTGAGAGGGATGCCTGTGGAACATGCAGTATGAGTGTGTGAGAGACCTTCAGAGGTGTGCCTCCCTATCCCCACCTTATGCTTCTCACATAGAGCTTcatacagaggaagaaagaaggctgGGGTAGAGGGCAGAAAGGAAAGACACTCAAAGTCTGTCTATACCCTAGTACCAAGAGTTCCCTTCATTATAGTCTCTTATCTTGGGGATCTCAAGGGAGGATGAGACTAAGTCCTACACTCCAGGATCTCCTAGTCTGATAAGGGAGATAagatatccatccatccatccatccattcatccattcatccatccatccgtccatccatccatctatccatgtgcatttgttaattcattcaacaaatatttgagggtctactatgtgcaaggcacagaAAATGAGAGACAAATATACTAACAAATGGACTGGAACAGAACTAGAACCAGAGTTGGACAAGGACCTTTAGGGGTCAGTTGGTTGAAATTAGTATCTGTTTTTGAATTCCTAACAAGTGTTCTTGCCTCAGTGCTTCTGGTGACAGGGAACTAGTTGCAGCTAGACAGAACTCCAGACCTCAGTTGTGGAAGGGGGGGGATGAGGATGCCTACTGGGAAAGCCAAAGGCTTGGGTAGGTGGGAGAGGTAGATAGAGAACGCTTCCTGCAAAGAGCATGCTGAAAGGTTAGGAGTAGTACTTTAGAGGAGGAAAAGCATCCATCCCCAGGTAGAAAGATGGGTATGGCAGGAGAGGGGCGAGGATGGCTTATTGTTCCCAATAGGAGATGGTGGCTGATAGTGGGATGAGGAAGTCTCTGGGGTTAGTGGCTCAGGCTCCCCTTCCTTCCAGGATGTGGATGAAGCCTATATGAACAAGGTGGAACTGGAGTCCCGTCTGGAAAACCTGACTGACGAGATTAACTTCCTCAGGCAGCTATATGAAGCAGTAAGTCATTGGGTCCTGGTGGAGTGGTAATATGTGTGTCTCCATGTTCTTTCCTTTGTTGGATGAGAATCATCCCCTTAGGGGCCAGGCAGCattcttcccaacccatcccacccTCAACCTCTCCAACTCCCAAGCATATACCTATAGATGGGAAGTACTGATAAGTGAGCCAAAAGGTTGATTTGTCCCTTGGGTGTTTCATCTTTGGCCTGGATTCTTTTGGTCTCCCCCTAATATTATAAATCTTTCAACCAGCCCTTTTCCTCTGGAAGGATTTTTCCTGCCCCACCTCAGCTCTAAAACTATTCCTCTCCCTTTGCTagcccctctccctttcccagggTCTACTGGGAATGTCTCCTATGGACATTCTCCTATACAACAGGACTATAGTAATTCTGGGGTGGACCTGGAAGGAGAATGTTGATGTCATCTTACTCTTTTCCTCCCTGTCACACCAGGAGATACAAGAAATGCAGTCCCAGATTTCGGACACCTCTGTGGTCCTCTCTATGGACAACAGCCGGTCCTTGGACCTGGATGGCATCATCGCTGATGTCCGAGCCCAATATGAGGAGATTGCCAACCGCAGCCGGGCTGAGGCTGAGAGCATGTACCAGATCAAGGCGAGTAAAGAGAGAGACATTGAGGGAAGGGAAACTTTCTGTTCTACCCCCCAGCTGCAAGACCAGCCCTTAAAGCAGCTGCTTTTGTCCATGTCGTGAAAAAGCTGTATGGCCCCAGGGTCAGCCACTTtgtctctgtgggcctcagtttcctcaactgtaaaatgaggaaaatagctTACGTGATCTACTGCATAGGGTTATTGTGGGAGAAGGcatctgtaaaccttaaaatactgcaGAAATGTAAGTCGTTTATTATGCTATTTAAACCCACTCCTGCAATAAGGGTcagtcaattgacaagcatttattaagtgcctactatgtgccgggcagtGTGCTATGCAccaaggatatgaagaaaggcaaaaacatggtttcTGCCTTCCAGGAACtcacatggaaaaaaatgtacctaCATGATATATAAAAGTTttaaggtgaggaaggaaggcagtgtgtgtgtgtgtgtgtgtgtgtgtgtgtgtgtgtgtgtgtgcccccaagtaacaagcatttattaagtgctactgtgtgcctggcattgtgctaagcagttcaccaatattatctcatttgcaaaTGGAAGGTATTCTCAGAGGGAAGCTACTTGCAGTGAGGCGGGGCTGGGATTTGAGTTAGATCTAGGAGTGAGCCAGGGAGGTCAAGGGGTCCTCTGTGACTTGGGAGTCTGTAAAGGGCAGTCTTAttcatctctctttttcccctagTATGAGGAACTGCAGTCCCTGGCTGGGAAACATGGAGATGACCTTCGCCACACCAAGACGGAGATCTCAGAGATGAATAGGAATATCAACAGGCTTCAGGCTGAGATTGAGGCACTCAAAGGCCAGGTGAATGACTGATGGGGGACGCTTTTCCACCTTGCCCTCTCAGCTACTTCTTTCCCCACCTTTGGAGACGGGGAAGTGGCTGTCGGAGATACACAGATGTGAGTGGGGGAGCAATGCACAGTGGAGAtccagagggaggaggagatggagaactTCCAGCCTGATCGGGGAGGCTGCTCAAACATCTGGATGGCA
It includes:
- the KRT8 gene encoding keratin, type II cytoskeletal 8, with protein sequence MSIRSTTHRTVKISSGPRSFSSRSYSSGPSSRISSSSFSRVGSGSSFRSGLGFGTGLGMGLGGGSGVGITAVTVNQTLLSPLKLEVDPNIQAVRTEEKEQIKTLNNKFASFIDKVRFLEQQNKMLETKWSLLQQQKTSRSNLDSMFESYIANLRRQLDSMGQEKLKLEVELGNMQGLVEDFKNKYEDEINKRTELENEFVLIKKDVDEAYMNKVELESRLENLTDEINFLRQLYEAEIQEMQSQISDTSVVLSMDNSRSLDLDGIIADVRAQYEEIANRSRAEAESMYQIKYEELQSLAGKHGDDLRHTKTEISEMNRNINRLQAEIEALKGQRAALEAAIADAEQRGELAIKDAQAKLSELEAALQRAKQDMARQLREYQELMNVKLALDIEIATYRKLLEGEESRLESGMQNLSIHTKTTTRDYSGGFSSGYGSLTSPGYGGLTSPGLNYGVSSFQSVSGSGGPNYSRVSKAVVVKKIETRDGKLVSESSDVLPK